One region of Paenibacillus polymyxa M1 genomic DNA includes:
- a CDS encoding fibronectin type III domain-containing protein yields MYRKNKRRVRKHSKWVYGALALLLLLMTIPIFPQRVSAATQEIIGGPFCQNNLPGGGDSWGSWSGSGIGATEVYTGMGSARYKCDGTTQPTNRFIDIGRSIKTSDYRVFVYIEGSYHTDIYTSNAAAGDSWRPNGTNLYTWTNVTKFYANSDYQGKWIDITDSITLRDVRYFRAMGTSQQTSNEISRFGIRIIPKSDLMPKPPQIHADAGGQAVTGWTKKPVTVWIDGDVAPEGLKHYEYSLNGGAFQQFIGPFTVYDHGVNTIYARTVDVNNQYSGLSSANARIDRMPPTPPNIDVTGNSNEYAVLLQPGADDYSGLAHTQFRLTGVVNQDWQDYGGVFHVNQDGKSTIYARSIDSVGNVSREVSKEVTIDKKGPTAPLIRVSETGPTNRDVNIAIESGSDSTNGIKMTQYRLSPTGEWLTYNGTFTLNAEGSYELSARTINNLDVSSPIVTQSVLIDRTKPTPPKVAFSEVTNPTRYINKPVQFTLSGVTDTTALHYEYQLGSGAYVPGSSGILNSSGIVEVTAQAVDAAGNRSVPVTAKTYIDLEQPSIQLTPNSREWKDTHIDVKIQYADQHSGIEPSTMQYKVTNSPDSPENWETAVDPIVQLDLSNEGEWYVHAKVKDQAGNIYERVSSALRIQKQPQSVVLSATSVRNTEVDLQWTLPSGLNDGYVYTVRNLTTNEVWDVSHPTNSFTDTGLLGGHEYEYEVRCSNHVGGNAYSNRVHVLTLPDAPDHVQLRPVSRHSAEIMAEFTPVFSANKYSITAADANTGEIIFKDTVTQDVYNSIKGMEPGKYYEVSVSAINDTGEGAAKHVSFLSLPDSPSGFRNVTIREDGIDLKWNSVITATYYALERDEVSVYNDVYTEFTDTELQAGTEYSYRISAENATGFGDYAHLGVMTLPDRVTTLSSVTKDVYSVGVAWQDVQGAEGYILNVNDEPKVQIPRDIRSYTFEGLPAGRSANIKIRAYNRSGTGRDTSINVVTLPNSPIQLAAVDVREHDATLIWAPVDGATQYKVTINGQNYYSTEPRVVVSGLTGGKNYDFQVSSGNSSGYSPPALGQLLTLPPQVQNVKVTELGNGKISLTWDEIISASQYAVIRKDTGEIFNTRKAYIILSDIQPGIIYSFSIQAMNTTGEGDITPLTYRALPGQIADRSLVVKSVTDTDLLITWQEAPGADAYNVYKNEMLIGHTIAHEFKVDGLDSSTLYRITVKPVNTSGEGKRTEGQVETLPSPAFAFSKTETTNSEFIIHWESEHENDIFVLASEEGTELYRGKDRGFIWRQLREKQLYTVQLWAENSQGKRTEAKQANGKTTGNTVDTGGGAGGAGSAKPIQTVVEEPTEIKTEFFQGLTIETKPNHFSDIERVFNREKINALADLGVVKGTSSTLFEPNRPVTRMEFTSMLVRSLKLPLETDMALEFEDITPSAWYVDLLKTAIKDQVARGFSSKVFGPDRVINREQAAKMVNNIIKATPQQESNVYSDSSQIVEWARKDVLGLTEINLVQGYPDGSFRAKQEVTRAEAAEMIYNMLQMK; encoded by the coding sequence ATGTATCGAAAAAATAAACGAAGGGTTAGGAAGCACAGTAAATGGGTGTATGGAGCACTGGCTTTACTCCTCTTATTGATGACCATTCCTATATTCCCGCAAAGGGTATCAGCTGCTACCCAAGAAATCATAGGAGGCCCTTTTTGCCAAAACAATTTGCCAGGTGGGGGCGACAGTTGGGGCTCTTGGTCAGGAAGTGGGATAGGAGCAACGGAAGTATACACTGGCATGGGCTCGGCAAGGTATAAATGTGATGGGACTACACAGCCGACAAATCGTTTTATTGATATTGGAAGATCTATTAAGACTTCTGATTACAGGGTTTTTGTTTACATTGAGGGGTCTTATCATACCGATATATATACATCTAATGCCGCAGCAGGCGACAGTTGGAGACCTAACGGAACGAATTTATATACATGGACTAATGTAACGAAATTCTATGCCAATAGCGATTACCAGGGAAAATGGATAGATATCACCGACTCTATTACATTAAGGGATGTTCGATATTTCAGAGCGATGGGAACTAGTCAACAGACAAGTAATGAAATATCCAGGTTTGGAATCCGTATTATTCCCAAATCAGACTTGATGCCTAAACCACCCCAGATTCACGCAGACGCAGGGGGACAAGCTGTTACAGGGTGGACCAAAAAGCCTGTAACCGTGTGGATCGATGGAGATGTAGCTCCTGAAGGATTAAAACACTATGAATATAGCCTGAATGGAGGAGCATTTCAGCAATTTATCGGGCCTTTCACTGTTTATGACCATGGTGTAAATACAATTTATGCTCGTACAGTGGATGTGAATAACCAGTATAGTGGTCTTTCTTCCGCGAATGCCCGGATAGACAGGATGCCACCCACTCCCCCCAATATAGACGTAACAGGAAACAGTAATGAATATGCCGTTTTATTACAACCGGGTGCAGACGATTATTCTGGACTAGCTCATACTCAATTTCGTTTGACCGGCGTTGTGAATCAGGATTGGCAGGATTACGGTGGAGTGTTTCATGTGAATCAAGACGGCAAAAGCACGATATATGCTCGTTCCATCGATAGCGTCGGTAATGTGAGCCGGGAGGTAAGCAAAGAAGTCACGATTGATAAAAAGGGGCCGACGGCTCCTCTTATACGGGTTAGCGAAACAGGTCCAACAAACCGTGATGTGAATATTGCCATTGAGTCAGGAAGTGACTCTACAAATGGAATTAAGATGACACAGTATCGTTTGAGTCCAACAGGGGAGTGGCTGACATACAATGGCACTTTTACATTGAATGCAGAAGGGAGTTATGAGCTATCAGCGCGGACGATCAATAATCTTGATGTGTCTAGTCCAATTGTGACTCAATCGGTCCTGATTGATCGTACCAAACCAACTCCTCCGAAAGTTGCGTTTTCTGAGGTAACGAATCCTACCCGATATATCAATAAGCCAGTACAATTTACGCTCTCAGGTGTAACGGATACTACAGCCTTACATTATGAATATCAATTGGGGTCTGGCGCTTATGTGCCGGGTTCATCGGGAATATTAAATAGTTCAGGGATTGTAGAAGTAACTGCTCAGGCTGTAGATGCAGCTGGAAATCGAAGCGTTCCGGTGACTGCAAAAACTTATATCGATTTGGAACAGCCGAGCATCCAACTGACACCCAACTCGCGTGAATGGAAGGATACCCATATTGACGTGAAGATACAATATGCTGACCAGCATTCGGGGATTGAACCATCGACAATGCAGTATAAAGTCACGAACAGTCCCGATTCACCCGAAAACTGGGAGACTGCAGTCGATCCCATAGTCCAGCTGGATCTTTCAAATGAAGGTGAATGGTATGTCCATGCGAAGGTAAAAGACCAGGCAGGAAACATCTACGAAAGGGTCAGCAGTGCACTTCGCATTCAAAAGCAACCGCAGTCGGTTGTGCTGTCGGCAACATCTGTACGCAACACAGAGGTTGATTTGCAATGGACTCTACCCTCTGGTCTTAACGATGGTTATGTCTATACAGTCCGGAATCTAACAACAAATGAGGTTTGGGATGTTAGCCATCCAACCAATTCTTTTACAGATACAGGGCTACTAGGAGGACATGAATATGAGTATGAAGTGCGATGTAGTAATCATGTAGGTGGCAATGCGTATTCCAATCGAGTGCATGTATTAACGTTACCTGATGCCCCAGATCACGTCCAGTTGCGACCGGTCTCTCGTCATTCAGCAGAAATTATGGCCGAATTTACGCCAGTTTTTTCAGCTAATAAATATAGTATTACAGCAGCGGACGCAAATACGGGAGAAATCATATTTAAGGATACGGTTACACAGGATGTGTATAACTCAATTAAGGGGATGGAGCCTGGTAAGTATTACGAAGTTTCTGTATCCGCTATAAACGACACGGGAGAGGGGGCAGCAAAGCATGTATCTTTTTTAAGTCTACCAGACAGCCCAAGCGGATTCCGAAATGTAACCATAAGAGAAGATGGAATCGACTTGAAGTGGAATTCTGTAATCACTGCCACCTACTACGCCCTTGAGCGAGACGAGGTCTCGGTTTATAACGATGTATATACAGAATTTACCGATACTGAGCTTCAGGCAGGAACGGAGTATAGCTATCGTATATCTGCCGAAAATGCAACAGGATTTGGAGACTACGCTCATCTCGGCGTTATGACATTGCCAGATCGGGTAACTACACTTTCAAGTGTAACCAAGGATGTATATTCTGTCGGTGTAGCGTGGCAAGATGTGCAGGGGGCTGAAGGGTACATCTTGAATGTTAACGATGAACCAAAGGTGCAGATTCCGCGTGATATCCGTTCATATACTTTTGAGGGCTTGCCAGCAGGCAGATCTGCCAATATTAAAATTCGGGCTTACAATCGAAGTGGTACGGGTCGGGATACATCTATCAACGTAGTAACACTACCTAATTCACCTATACAACTTGCAGCTGTAGATGTTCGCGAGCATGATGCCACATTGATATGGGCGCCGGTTGATGGGGCAACTCAATATAAGGTAACAATCAACGGTCAAAATTATTATAGTACGGAACCACGGGTAGTTGTATCTGGTTTAACAGGTGGGAAAAACTACGATTTTCAAGTGAGCAGTGGGAACAGCAGTGGTTACAGCCCACCAGCGTTGGGTCAACTGCTGACGCTTCCGCCTCAGGTACAAAATGTAAAAGTCACGGAACTTGGGAATGGAAAGATTTCGCTGACCTGGGATGAAATCATAAGCGCTTCACAATATGCTGTAATCCGCAAAGATACAGGAGAAATTTTTAACACTAGAAAGGCTTATATTATACTTTCAGACATCCAGCCCGGTATAATTTACTCGTTTAGTATACAGGCGATGAATACAACGGGGGAAGGCGACATAACTCCTCTTACGTATCGCGCGTTGCCAGGTCAAATAGCAGATCGTAGCTTGGTTGTTAAAAGCGTAACGGATACCGATCTGCTTATTACGTGGCAAGAAGCTCCAGGTGCAGATGCTTATAATGTCTATAAAAATGAGATGCTTATTGGTCATACGATTGCTCATGAGTTTAAAGTAGACGGTTTAGACAGTTCTACATTGTATCGTATTACTGTTAAGCCAGTGAACACAAGCGGTGAAGGTAAGCGAACAGAAGGTCAGGTAGAGACGCTACCGTCTCCAGCGTTTGCGTTTTCGAAGACAGAAACAACCAATAGTGAATTTATCATCCATTGGGAGTCAGAACATGAAAATGATATTTTCGTCCTCGCCAGTGAAGAAGGAACTGAGCTATATCGTGGCAAGGATCGAGGTTTTATCTGGAGACAACTGAGAGAGAAGCAATTGTATACCGTTCAACTTTGGGCAGAAAATAGTCAAGGAAAACGCACGGAGGCAAAACAAGCAAACGGCAAAACTACAGGGAACACTGTGGATACTGGTGGTGGAGCAGGAGGCGCGGGGAGTGCAAAACCGATTCAGACTGTTGTAGAGGAGCCGACAGAAATAAAAACAGAGTTCTTTCAAGGCTTAACAATCGAGACGAAGCCAAATCATTTTAGTGACATCGAGCGGGTATTTAATAGAGAGAAAATAAATGCGCTTGCCGATTTGGGTGTAGTGAAAGGGACGTCCAGCACGCTTTTTGAACCAAACAGACCTGTAACACGTATGGAATTCACTTCGATGCTTGTTCGTTCTCTAAAATTACCGCTCGAAACGGATATGGCTCTAGAATTCGAGGATATTACTCCATCGGCGTGGTACGTTGATCTACTCAAAACAGCAATTAAGGATCAAGTCGCTCGAGGTTTTAGTAGCAAAGTATTTGGTCCAGATCGGGTCATAAACCGGGAGCAGGCTGCTAAAATGGTGAATAACATTATTAAGGCTACACCACAGCAAGAAAGCAATGTATACTCAGATTCTTCTCAAATTGTTGAGTGGGCCAGAAAGGATGTGCTTGGTCTTACTGAGATTAATTTAGTACAAGGATATCCAGATGGCAGCTTCCGTGCCAAACAGGAAGTTACGCGTGCGGAAGCTGCTGAGATGATTTATAATATGCTTCAAATGAAATAA
- a CDS encoding TetR/AcrR family transcriptional regulator: MVNSESQSVSLKIPREELNRRRILAAARELFIKNGVYNVNMHQIAKTAGVGQASLYRRYSDKGDICQEIAYEEYQPLFDEVQAFLDQSPETAALDRLYHVIVRYVSFLEAKVPWLCEVSRASTGHRPLQSPLCQWMRNISRNLLNEAVEQGDVSGVDISYTIEALLAVLHNIDYHLQDEGFTSQRVLDGLHRIFIEGLRANRH; this comes from the coding sequence ATGGTGAATTCAGAATCGCAATCTGTCTCTCTGAAAATTCCCAGAGAGGAGTTAAACCGAAGACGAATTTTGGCGGCGGCTAGAGAACTTTTCATCAAAAACGGTGTTTACAATGTCAATATGCATCAGATTGCGAAGACTGCTGGAGTAGGACAAGCAAGCCTATACCGCCGCTACTCGGATAAGGGCGACATATGTCAGGAGATCGCGTATGAAGAATACCAACCTTTGTTTGATGAAGTTCAAGCATTTCTTGATCAATCCCCAGAAACCGCTGCCTTGGACCGGCTTTACCATGTAATCGTAAGATATGTCTCTTTTTTAGAAGCGAAAGTTCCTTGGCTCTGTGAGGTCAGCCGGGCCTCAACCGGGCATCGTCCGTTACAATCTCCGTTATGTCAATGGATGCGCAATATAAGCAGAAATCTGCTAAATGAGGCCGTTGAACAGGGAGACGTATCCGGGGTGGACATTTCATATACTATTGAAGCCCTGCTGGCCGTGCTTCACAATATCGATTACCATCTCCAAGATGAAGGCTTTACAAGCCAACGAGTTCTTGATGGATTACACCGCATATTTATTGAAGGTTTAAGAGCTAATAGACATTAA